From the genome of Neisseria lisongii, one region includes:
- a CDS encoding patatin-like phospholipase family protein, whose amino-acid sequence MFPRRSALLIAALSTALLSACSAIRYQPLPTISKITPDQGYRLETAQKNRRQDDTFIVLMFSGGGTRAAALGYGVLEQLNQQKVTISGEEKSLLENVDLVVGVSGGSVLATYFSLQGSQTIPLFYKRFLRQNFQKQVLKQAFSLANIPRLTSPEFGRGDLLQEQFELYLFGKATFEDLEKRRKGPFAIITATDMGLGERLNFTQEYFDPMCLNLSKLRLARAVAASSAVPMIFSPITLNNHGGNCNYTLPQRMQAAMAQGNTQQQNKTRQELGNNIKQYSDSSKRPYIHLLDGGLTDNLGMRSLLDMNDLYSGNMLVQQMANRKIRRIVVISVNAQNRESRTLDETAAVPGLRDVVNAVIDIPIAKYSQESLRRFREFTDRWNADGYKGPDGQPISLSFVSLNLKDLPDPAFRQKVLNIPTSFYLPPQDVDDLRHAAAELMKHSQEYRRLLQTLSARPNEEILLAPLEKVSEDDLKSLPPATLPDAEEFNAVNQMPDETFSIQP is encoded by the coding sequence ATGTTTCCCCGCCGTTCTGCATTACTGATTGCTGCGTTGAGTACCGCCCTGCTCTCGGCGTGTTCCGCCATCCGCTACCAGCCCTTGCCGACCATCAGCAAAATCACGCCCGATCAGGGCTACCGTTTGGAAACCGCCCAAAAAAACCGCCGTCAGGACGATACCTTTATCGTGTTGATGTTTTCCGGCGGCGGCACACGGGCGGCGGCTTTGGGCTACGGCGTGTTGGAACAGCTCAACCAGCAGAAAGTAACCATCAGCGGCGAAGAAAAATCCCTGCTGGAAAATGTCGATTTGGTGGTCGGCGTATCGGGCGGTTCGGTATTGGCAACCTATTTCTCACTGCAGGGCAGTCAAACCATTCCGCTGTTTTACAAACGCTTTTTGCGGCAGAATTTCCAAAAACAGGTATTGAAACAAGCGTTTTCCCTCGCCAACATTCCCCGCCTGACCTCGCCTGAATTCGGGCGGGGCGATTTGCTGCAAGAGCAGTTTGAACTCTATCTTTTCGGCAAAGCCACTTTCGAAGATTTGGAAAAACGGCGCAAAGGCCCGTTTGCCATCATCACCGCCACCGATATGGGCTTGGGCGAGCGGCTGAATTTTACGCAGGAATATTTCGACCCGATGTGTCTGAACCTGAGCAAACTGCGGCTGGCAAGGGCAGTTGCCGCTTCCAGCGCCGTGCCGATGATTTTCTCGCCGATTACGCTCAACAACCACGGCGGCAACTGCAACTACACCTTGCCGCAAAGAATGCAGGCGGCGATGGCGCAAGGCAACACCCAGCAGCAGAACAAAACCCGTCAGGAACTCGGCAACAACATCAAGCAATACAGCGACAGCAGCAAACGCCCCTATATCCACCTGCTTGACGGCGGCCTGACCGACAACCTCGGTATGCGCAGCCTGCTGGACATGAACGATCTTTATTCCGGCAATATGCTGGTGCAGCAGATGGCGAACCGGAAAATCCGCCGTATTGTTGTGATCAGCGTCAATGCCCAAAACCGAGAGTCCCGCACTTTGGACGAAACCGCAGCCGTCCCCGGCCTGCGCGACGTGGTCAATGCTGTCATCGATATTCCGATTGCCAAATATTCGCAGGAATCGCTGCGCCGCTTCCGTGAGTTTACCGACCGCTGGAATGCCGACGGTTACAAAGGCCCGGACGGGCAACCGATTTCGCTCTCGTTTGTCAGCCTCAATCTCAAGGACTTGCCCGACCCTGCGTTCCGCCAAAAAGTGTTGAACATTCCGACCAGCTTCTATTTGCCGCCGCAAGATGTGGACGACCTGCGCCACGCCGCCGCCGAGCTGATGAAACATTCCCAAGAATACCGCCGACTGCTGCAAACCCTGTCCGCTCGTCCGAATGAAGAAATTTTGCTGGCACCGCTCGAAAAAGTATCCGAAGACGACTTAAAATCCCTACCACCCGCCACCTTGCCCGATGCAGAAGAATTTAATGCGGTCAACCAAATGCCTGACGAAACATTTTCAATCCAGCCTTAA
- a CDS encoding DUF3683 domain-containing protein, with product MTTTNQRLREIPYNYTSYTDKEIVIRLLGENAWQILQDLRSQRKTGRSARMLFEVLGDIWVVMRNPYLVDDLLEHPKRREALVREMRHRLNEIQKRRDDNAQVGALVAAAETAVGDFDDSFETTKQKRRQILERLSSITKPHNIMFDGLARVTHVTDATDWRVEYPFVVINPDSEAEVAPLVKALIELDLVIIPRGGGTGYTGGAIPLDANSAVINTEKLDRHNGVEFVNLPGLEGKHPIIHCGAGVVTRRVEETAHQAGLVFAVDPTSADASCVGGNVAMNAGGKKAVLWGTALDNLAYWKMVNPQGEWLKIERVRHNFGKIHDEATAVFDVHTLDSDGLNIVKTERLEIPGHKFRKVGLGKDVTDKFLSGLPGVQKEGTDGIITSVAFVLHRMPKYIRTVCMEFFGTVANATPSIVEIRDYLLGHDSVKLAGLEHLDWRYVRAVGYATKAAGKGRPKMVLLADIVSDDEAAVQEAAEHIVAMTRKREGEGFIAVTPEARKTFWLDRSRTAAIAKHTNAFKINEDVVIPLERLGEYSDGIERINIELSIQNKLALCRSLLDYLQGKLPVDALGTDLPSHELLGDRAKHALAHVAAVKERWEWLLDHLDEPLSLYRERYGSAVVAAPEAENERSSFIAFRDFRLRVSVKEDVMKPLSEIFSGKTDTKIIEGLAKIHSKTVRSRLFVALHMHAGDGNVHTNIPVNSDDSEMLQTAYKTVERIMKIARDLNGVISGEHGIGITKLEFLSNEEMQPFWDYKAKVDPDSRFNRHKLMKGSDLRNAYTPSFELLGAESLIMEKSDLGTIADSVKDCLRCGKCKPVCSTHVPRANLLYSPRNKILGVGLLTEAFLYEEQTRRGVSLKHFEELTDLGDHCTVCHRCVKPCPVNIDFGDVTVAIRNYLADSGHKNFAPAASLGMAFLNATNPKAIKALRTAMIQTGFPAQNFAYKIGKLLPLGTKKQKAEPKATTGAAPIKEQIIHFINRPLPKNVPAKTPRSLLGIEDNKSIPIIRNPQTPEDSEAVFYFPGCGSERLFSQIGLAVQAMLWHVGVQTVLPPGYMCCGYPQEAGGNKAKAEQMSTDNRVSFHRMANTLNYLDIKTVVVSCGTCYDQLEKYRFEEIFPGCRIIDIHEYLLEKGVKLDGIKGQQYLYHDPCHSPIKTMNATQMAGELLGQKVVLSDRCCGESGMFAVKRPDIATQVKFRKQEEIEKNLKALPKGEPVKMLTSCPACLQGLSRYADDNNMPADYIVIEMAKHLLGDNWLNDFVQKANNGGVEKVLL from the coding sequence ATGACTACCACCAACCAACGCCTCCGCGAAATTCCCTACAACTATACTTCCTACACCGATAAAGAAATCGTGATCCGCCTCTTGGGCGAAAACGCTTGGCAAATTCTGCAGGATTTGCGCAGCCAACGCAAAACCGGCCGCTCGGCACGAATGCTGTTTGAAGTATTGGGCGATATTTGGGTGGTCATGCGCAACCCGTATCTGGTGGACGATTTGCTCGAACACCCGAAACGCCGGGAGGCTTTGGTGCGGGAAATGCGCCACCGTTTGAACGAAATCCAAAAACGGCGGGACGACAATGCCCAAGTCGGCGCATTGGTGGCGGCGGCGGAAACGGCGGTCGGAGACTTTGACGACAGTTTTGAAACCACCAAACAGAAACGCCGCCAAATCCTTGAACGCCTGAGCAGCATCACCAAACCGCACAATATTATGTTTGACGGTTTGGCACGTGTTACCCACGTTACCGATGCTACCGACTGGCGGGTCGAATATCCGTTTGTGGTGATTAATCCCGACAGCGAAGCCGAAGTAGCGCCGCTGGTCAAAGCCTTAATCGAGCTGGATTTGGTAATTATCCCCCGCGGAGGCGGTACGGGCTACACCGGCGGGGCGATTCCGCTGGATGCCAACAGTGCCGTTATCAACACTGAAAAACTCGACCGCCACAACGGCGTAGAATTTGTCAATCTCCCGGGCTTGGAGGGCAAACATCCGATTATCCACTGCGGTGCCGGCGTGGTTACCCGCCGTGTCGAAGAAACCGCCCATCAGGCCGGGCTGGTATTTGCCGTCGATCCGACTTCCGCCGATGCTTCCTGCGTGGGCGGCAATGTGGCGATGAATGCCGGCGGTAAAAAAGCCGTTTTGTGGGGGACTGCGCTCGACAACCTCGCCTATTGGAAAATGGTCAATCCGCAAGGCGAATGGCTGAAAATCGAACGTGTCCGCCATAATTTCGGCAAAATCCACGACGAAGCAACCGCCGTGTTTGACGTGCATACGCTGGATTCAGACGGCCTCAACATCGTCAAAACCGAGCGTTTGGAAATTCCGGGACACAAATTCCGCAAAGTCGGTTTGGGTAAAGACGTTACCGACAAATTCCTCAGCGGCCTACCCGGCGTGCAGAAAGAAGGCACAGACGGCATCATTACCAGCGTAGCGTTTGTGCTGCACCGTATGCCGAAATACATCCGCACCGTGTGTATGGAATTTTTCGGCACTGTCGCCAACGCCACCCCTTCGATTGTCGAAATCCGCGATTATCTGCTGGGACACGATTCGGTCAAACTCGCCGGTTTGGAACATCTCGACTGGCGTTATGTGCGTGCCGTCGGCTATGCCACCAAAGCAGCGGGCAAAGGCCGGCCGAAAATGGTGCTGCTCGCCGACATCGTTTCCGACGACGAAGCCGCCGTGCAGGAAGCCGCCGAACACATTGTCGCCATGACCCGCAAACGTGAAGGCGAAGGCTTTATCGCCGTTACCCCCGAAGCCCGCAAAACCTTCTGGCTCGACCGCAGCCGCACCGCCGCCATCGCCAAACACACCAACGCCTTTAAAATCAACGAAGACGTGGTGATTCCGCTGGAACGCTTGGGCGAATATTCAGACGGCATCGAACGTATCAACATCGAATTGTCGATTCAGAACAAACTGGCATTGTGCCGCTCCCTACTCGACTATCTGCAAGGCAAACTACCGGTCGATGCCCTCGGTACCGACTTGCCGAGCCACGAATTATTGGGCGACCGTGCCAAACACGCTTTGGCACACGTTGCCGCCGTCAAAGAACGTTGGGAATGGCTGCTCGACCATCTCGACGAGCCTTTGAGCCTGTACCGTGAGCGCTACGGCAGCGCCGTTGTCGCCGCCCCCGAAGCCGAAAACGAACGCAGCAGCTTTATTGCCTTCCGGGATTTCCGTCTGCGGGTATCGGTAAAAGAAGATGTAATGAAACCGCTTTCAGAAATCTTCAGCGGCAAAACCGACACCAAAATCATCGAAGGTTTGGCTAAAATCCACAGCAAAACCGTGCGCAGCCGCCTGTTTGTCGCCCTGCACATGCACGCCGGCGACGGCAACGTTCACACCAATATTCCGGTCAATTCTGATGACAGCGAAATGCTGCAAACCGCCTACAAAACCGTCGAACGCATTATGAAAATCGCCCGAGACCTCAACGGCGTGATTTCCGGCGAACACGGTATCGGCATTACCAAACTCGAGTTTTTGAGCAACGAAGAAATGCAGCCGTTTTGGGACTACAAAGCCAAAGTCGATCCCGACAGCCGTTTCAACCGCCACAAACTGATGAAAGGCAGCGACCTGCGCAACGCCTACACGCCGTCTTTCGAATTACTCGGCGCAGAATCGCTGATTATGGAAAAATCCGACCTCGGCACCATCGCCGACTCGGTCAAAGACTGTCTGCGCTGCGGCAAGTGCAAACCCGTCTGCTCCACCCACGTTCCCCGCGCCAACCTGTTATACAGCCCCCGTAACAAAATCCTCGGTGTCGGCCTGCTGACCGAAGCATTTTTGTACGAAGAACAAACCCGCCGGGGCGTATCCCTCAAACACTTTGAAGAACTGACGGACTTGGGCGACCACTGCACCGTGTGCCACCGCTGCGTCAAACCGTGTCCGGTCAATATCGACTTCGGCGATGTAACCGTTGCCATCCGCAACTACCTTGCCGATTCCGGCCACAAAAATTTCGCCCCCGCCGCCTCGCTGGGCATGGCATTTCTCAACGCCACCAATCCGAAAGCCATCAAAGCCCTGCGTACCGCCATGATTCAAACCGGCTTTCCGGCGCAGAATTTCGCCTACAAAATCGGCAAACTGTTGCCGTTGGGTACCAAAAAACAAAAAGCCGAACCCAAAGCCACCACCGGTGCCGCTCCGATAAAAGAACAGATTATCCACTTTATCAACCGGCCTTTGCCGAAAAACGTCCCCGCCAAAACGCCCCGCTCCCTGCTCGGTATCGAAGACAACAAAAGCATTCCGATTATCCGCAACCCACAAACGCCGGAAGACAGCGAAGCCGTGTTCTACTTCCCCGGCTGCGGCTCAGAACGCCTGTTCTCCCAAATCGGTCTCGCCGTGCAGGCCATGCTGTGGCACGTCGGCGTACAAACCGTCTTACCGCCGGGCTATATGTGCTGCGGCTACCCGCAGGAAGCCGGCGGTAACAAAGCCAAAGCCGAACAGATGAGTACCGACAACCGCGTATCTTTCCACCGCATGGCCAACACCCTCAACTACCTCGACATCAAAACCGTCGTCGTCAGCTGCGGCACCTGTTACGACCAACTCGAAAAATACCGTTTTGAAGAAATCTTCCCCGGCTGCCGCATCATCGACATCCACGAATACCTGCTCGAAAAAGGCGTAAAACTCGACGGTATCAAAGGCCAGCAATACCTCTACCACGACCCGTGCCACAGCCCGATTAAAACCATGAACGCCACCCAAATGGCCGGTGAACTTTTGGGCCAGAAAGTCGTTTTAAGCGACCGCTGCTGCGGCGAATCCGGCATGTTCGCCGTCAAACGCCCCGACATCGCCACTCAGGTCAAATTCCGCAAACAGGAAGAAATCGAGAAAAACCTCAAAGCCCTGCCGAAGGGCGAACCAGTCAAAATGCTCACCTCCTGCCCCGCCTGCCTGCAAGGTCTGAGCCGCTACGCCGACGACAACAATATGCCTGCCGACTACATCGTCATCGAAATGGCCAAACACCTGCTCGGCGACAACTGGCTCAACGACTTCGTCCAAAAAGCCAACAACGGCGGCGTAGAAAAAGTGTTGCTGTAA
- a CDS encoding NUDIX hydrolase has translation MDLTETKLSSEPIYQGSFVTISRDSVRLPNGNESSRIVIRHPGAACVLAVTDDDCVVLVRQWRYAADRAVLELPAGKLDAGEDPAVCALRELGEETPYTADSVKLLHTFYTAVGFCDEKMYLYQAQGVRLGSTLSPDEDEFTETVLMSREEVKAALANNQIEDGKTLAGLQYWLLNS, from the coding sequence ATGGATTTGACTGAAACCAAATTAAGCAGCGAACCGATTTACCAAGGTTCGTTTGTTACCATCAGTCGGGACAGCGTACGCCTGCCCAACGGCAACGAAAGCAGCCGCATTGTCATCCGCCACCCCGGAGCGGCGTGTGTGTTGGCGGTTACCGATGACGACTGCGTCGTTTTGGTGCGACAGTGGCGTTATGCGGCGGATCGGGCGGTGTTGGAACTGCCGGCGGGCAAGCTCGATGCGGGCGAAGACCCTGCCGTTTGCGCTTTGCGGGAATTGGGCGAAGAAACGCCGTACACCGCCGACAGCGTGAAGCTGCTGCACACGTTTTACACGGCGGTTGGTTTTTGCGATGAAAAAATGTATCTCTACCAAGCCCAAGGCGTGCGCCTCGGTAGCACCTTGTCCCCCGATGAAGACGAGTTTACCGAAACGGTATTGATGAGCCGGGAAGAAGTGAAAGCGGCTTTGGCAAACAATCAGATTGAAGACGGGAAAACGCTGGCGGGTCTGCAATATTGGTTGTTGAACAGCTAA
- a CDS encoding epoxyqueuosine reductase QueH: MTHSTQTPLVTDIDRPVLVPPGGHKKVLLHSCCAPCSGEVMEAMLASGIDYTIYFYNPNIHPLKEYLLRKEENLRFAEKFGIPFVDKDDDYENDRKEWFDKAKGMEFEPERGIRCTMCFDMRFEKAAQYAHEHGFPVFTSSLGISRWKNMAQINDCGHRAAAPYDDVVYWDFNWRKGGGSARMIEISKRENFYQQEYCGCAYSLRDSNKHRKSQGRIPIKLGVLYYGDESTQYENK, translated from the coding sequence ATGACACATTCAACACAGACACCGCTTGTTACCGACATCGACCGCCCCGTACTCGTTCCGCCGGGCGGCCATAAAAAAGTTTTGCTGCATTCCTGCTGCGCCCCCTGTTCCGGCGAAGTGATGGAAGCCATGCTCGCCAGCGGCATCGACTACACCATTTATTTCTACAACCCCAATATCCACCCGCTCAAAGAATATCTGTTGCGCAAAGAAGAAAACCTGCGTTTTGCCGAAAAATTCGGTATCCCGTTTGTCGATAAAGACGACGACTACGAAAACGACCGCAAAGAATGGTTCGACAAGGCCAAAGGCATGGAATTCGAGCCGGAACGGGGCATACGCTGCACCATGTGTTTCGATATGCGCTTTGAAAAAGCCGCCCAATATGCCCACGAACACGGCTTTCCCGTGTTCACCAGCTCGCTGGGCATTTCACGCTGGAAAAACATGGCACAAATCAACGACTGCGGCCACCGTGCCGCCGCACCGTATGATGATGTGGTCTATTGGGATTTCAACTGGCGCAAAGGCGGCGGCAGCGCCCGCATGATTGAAATCAGCAAACGGGAAAACTTCTACCAGCAGGAATACTGCGGCTGCGCCTATTCGCTGCGTGATTCCAACAAACACCGCAAATCGCAGGGCCGGATTCCGATTAAGCTGGGTGTGCTTTATTACGGCGATGAGTCCACTCAATACGAAAATAAATAA
- the dut gene encoding dUTP diphosphatase, with translation MQTEVELKILNPKMAQHLPAYATPGSAGLDLRACLDEAVVLQPGDTYLVPTGLAVYLANPDYAAVLLPRSGLGHKHGIVLGNLVGLIDSDYQGELKVSLWNRGKEAFTVEPMERIAQMVIVPVVQAAFKVVDEFAASERGEGGFGSTGRG, from the coding sequence ATGCAAACCGAAGTGGAACTGAAAATCTTAAATCCGAAAATGGCGCAACATTTGCCCGCATACGCCACGCCCGGCTCGGCCGGCTTGGATCTGCGTGCCTGCTTGGACGAAGCCGTGGTGCTTCAGCCGGGCGATACTTATTTGGTGCCGACCGGTCTGGCAGTTTACCTTGCCAATCCCGACTACGCCGCCGTTCTGCTTCCCCGCTCCGGTTTGGGACACAAACACGGCATCGTATTGGGCAATTTGGTGGGGCTGATTGATTCGGATTATCAGGGCGAATTGAAAGTGTCGCTGTGGAATCGGGGCAAAGAAGCGTTTACGGTCGAGCCGATGGAACGCATTGCACAGATGGTGATTGTGCCTGTGGTGCAGGCGGCATTTAAAGTGGTGGACGAATTTGCCGCCAGCGAGCGGGGCGAAGGCGGCTTCGGCAGCACCGGACGGGGTTGA
- a CDS encoding peptidylprolyl isomerase has product MIILHTNKGDIKIELDFDKAPVTAKNFEQYVQDGFYDGVIFHRVIKGFMIQGGGMDENMNEKDTRDPIQNEAGNGLSNDKYTIAMARTSDPHSASAQFFINTADNGFLNHRSKEMYGRTVVQDWGYAVFGKVVEGFEVVDAIEGVATKRHGFHDDVPTEAIVITKAEAV; this is encoded by the coding sequence ATGATTATTCTGCACACCAACAAAGGCGACATCAAAATCGAATTGGATTTTGACAAAGCCCCTGTTACCGCCAAAAACTTCGAGCAATACGTTCAAGACGGCTTTTACGACGGCGTAATTTTCCACCGTGTAATCAAAGGCTTTATGATTCAGGGCGGCGGTATGGACGAAAACATGAATGAAAAAGACACCCGTGATCCGATTCAAAACGAAGCGGGCAACGGTTTGTCCAACGACAAATACACCATTGCCATGGCACGCACTTCCGATCCGCATTCCGCCAGCGCCCAATTCTTTATTAATACTGCCGACAACGGCTTTTTGAACCACCGTTCCAAAGAAATGTACGGCCGCACCGTGGTGCAGGACTGGGGCTACGCCGTATTCGGCAAAGTGGTTGAGGGCTTTGAGGTAGTGGATGCTATTGAAGGCGTTGCCACCAAACGCCACGGTTTTCACGATGATGTGCCGACCGAGGCAATTGTGATTACCAAGGCCGAAGCGGTGTAA
- the dld gene encoding D-lactate dehydrogenase: protein MNATQLIQTLTRIVGEKYIITDPNKTEQYRQGYRFGEGNALAVVRPGTVWEQWQILQACVEADVIVITQAANTGLTGGSTPDGNDYDRDIVIVNTMRMDIIQPINNNEQVVCLPGSTLNQLELLLKPLGREPHSVIGSSCIGASVLGGVCNNSGGALVQRGPAYTEMALYAQIDEHGKLELVNHLGIELGDTPEEILTNLQGRHYQKKDIQQNVGKGHDHAYCNHVRQVDEPSAARFNADPSRHYEASGCAGKLMVFAVRLDTFPQEKHTAVFYIGTNDINELTDIRRAALSQFQSLPISGEYIHRDAFDVADAYGKDTFYVIKKFGTHQLPKLFDMKARVDRFGKKVRFLPKHFSDKCLQFVSKFLPDHLPKSMRDYRNRYEHHLILKMGGVGVEEARAFLKDYFAEHSGSYFECSAEETQAAMLHRFAVASAAIRYRAVHDDEVEDIVALDIALRRDDRDWYEHLPSEIDDKIIYKLYYGHFMCHVFHQDYIIKKGHDCMALEHEMLHLLDQRGAQYPAEHNVGHLYEAKPALKQFYRKLDPTNSFNPGIGKTSKKKHWAE, encoded by the coding sequence ATGAATGCGACACAACTGATTCAGACCCTGACCCGGATTGTCGGTGAAAAATACATCATCACCGACCCCAACAAAACCGAGCAATACCGCCAAGGCTACCGTTTCGGCGAGGGCAATGCGCTGGCGGTGGTGCGGCCGGGAACGGTTTGGGAGCAGTGGCAGATTTTGCAGGCCTGCGTAGAAGCCGATGTGATTGTGATTACGCAGGCGGCGAATACCGGCCTGACCGGCGGTTCGACCCCCGACGGCAACGATTACGATCGGGATATCGTGATTGTCAATACCATGCGCATGGACATTATCCAGCCGATTAACAACAACGAACAAGTCGTGTGCCTTCCCGGTTCGACCCTTAATCAGTTGGAACTGCTGCTCAAACCGCTGGGGCGGGAACCACATTCTGTGATTGGCTCATCGTGTATCGGCGCTTCCGTATTGGGCGGCGTGTGCAACAATTCCGGCGGCGCACTGGTGCAGCGGGGGCCGGCTTATACCGAAATGGCGCTGTATGCCCAAATCGATGAACACGGCAAGCTGGAATTGGTCAATCATCTGGGTATCGAATTGGGCGACACGCCGGAAGAAATCCTCACCAATTTGCAGGGCCGCCATTATCAAAAGAAAGACATTCAGCAAAACGTCGGCAAAGGCCACGATCATGCCTATTGCAACCATGTGCGCCAAGTGGACGAGCCGAGTGCGGCACGCTTCAACGCCGACCCGAGCCGCCACTACGAAGCCTCGGGCTGCGCCGGCAAACTGATGGTGTTTGCCGTGCGGCTCGATACCTTCCCGCAGGAAAAACACACCGCCGTATTCTATATCGGCACCAACGACATCAACGAACTGACCGACATCCGCCGAGCCGCCCTGAGCCAGTTCCAATCGCTGCCGATTTCAGGCGAATACATCCATCGGGACGCATTCGACGTTGCCGATGCCTACGGCAAAGACACGTTCTATGTGATTAAAAAATTCGGTACGCACCAACTACCGAAACTGTTTGACATGAAAGCACGGGTGGACCGCTTCGGCAAAAAAGTCCGCTTCCTGCCGAAACACTTTTCCGACAAATGCCTGCAGTTTGTCAGCAAATTCCTGCCCGACCATTTACCAAAATCCATGCGGGACTACCGCAACCGTTACGAACACCATTTAATCCTGAAAATGGGCGGTGTCGGCGTAGAAGAAGCCCGAGCATTTTTAAAAGACTATTTTGCCGAACACAGCGGCAGCTATTTCGAATGCAGCGCCGAAGAAACCCAAGCCGCCATGCTGCACCGCTTTGCCGTTGCTTCCGCCGCCATCCGCTATCGAGCCGTGCATGACGACGAAGTAGAAGACATCGTCGCCCTCGACATCGCCCTGCGTCGGGACGACCGGGATTGGTACGAACACCTGCCGTCTGAAATCGACGACAAAATCATCTACAAACTCTACTACGGCCACTTCATGTGCCACGTTTTCCATCAGGACTACATCATCAAAAAAGGCCACGACTGCATGGCCTTGGAACACGAAATGCTGCACCTTTTGGATCAGCGGGGCGCACAATATCCCGCCGAACACAACGTCGGCCACCTTTACGAAGCCAAACCGGCGCTCAAACAGTTTTACCGCAAGCTCGACCCGACCAACAGCTTCAATCCCGGCATCGGTAAAACGTCCAAGAAAAAACATTGGGCGGAGTAA
- the plsY gene encoding glycerol-3-phosphate 1-O-acyltransferase PlsY, which translates to MYNILAVTSAYLIGSVSFAVVVSKCYGMADPRTYGSGNPGATNVLRSGKKSAAALTLLGDALKGVAAVALVRLLQTPLDLHHDTVAVAAIAALVGHMWPVFFGFKGGKGVATALGVLLALSWPTALLCALIWLVMAFGFKVSSLAALAATVASPLIAYILMPHASWAAATAVIALLVLWRHKSNILNLLQGRESKIGDKAE; encoded by the coding sequence ATGTACAACATATTAGCGGTAACTTCCGCCTATTTAATCGGTTCGGTTTCGTTTGCAGTGGTGGTTTCCAAATGCTACGGCATGGCCGACCCCCGCACTTACGGCTCGGGCAATCCCGGTGCCACCAATGTCTTGCGCAGCGGCAAAAAATCGGCGGCGGCGCTGACGCTCTTGGGCGATGCACTCAAAGGCGTGGCGGCGGTGGCTTTGGTACGCCTGCTGCAAACACCGCTCGATTTGCACCACGATACCGTCGCCGTGGCAGCCATAGCGGCGCTGGTCGGACATATGTGGCCGGTGTTTTTCGGCTTTAAAGGCGGCAAAGGCGTGGCGACCGCATTGGGCGTACTGCTGGCCTTATCATGGCCGACCGCCCTACTTTGCGCCCTGATTTGGCTGGTGATGGCGTTCGGTTTCAAAGTCTCTTCCCTCGCCGCACTCGCTGCCACCGTTGCCAGCCCGCTGATTGCCTATATCCTGATGCCCCACGCCTCATGGGCAGCGGCCACGGCGGTGATTGCGCTGCTGGTGTTGTGGCGGCACAAAAGCAATATTCTGAACCTGCTGCAAGGCAGAGAAAGCAAAATCGGCGACAAAGCCGAATAG
- the folB gene encoding dihydroneopterin aldolase translates to MDKIFLHGMKADTLIGVYDWEREHRQTLVIDLDIGIAEKQALSDDIADTVHYGEVCEAVRSSLRNQDFLLLEMLAEHIAALVLNDFKALWVRVKVVKPGILPDVKEVGVEIERSAD, encoded by the coding sequence ATGGATAAAATCTTTTTGCACGGGATGAAAGCCGATACGCTGATTGGTGTGTATGACTGGGAACGGGAACACCGCCAGACGCTGGTAATCGATTTGGACATCGGCATTGCCGAAAAACAGGCGCTCAGTGATGATATTGCCGATACGGTTCACTACGGCGAAGTGTGCGAAGCCGTGCGCAGCAGTTTGCGGAATCAGGATTTTCTGCTGCTGGAAATGCTGGCGGAACACATTGCCGCTTTGGTGTTGAACGATTTCAAGGCATTATGGGTGCGGGTAAAAGTGGTGAAACCGGGGATTTTGCCCGATGTAAAAGAAGTCGGTGTGGAAATCGAACGCAGCGCCGATTAA